In the Ranitomeya imitator isolate aRanImi1 unplaced genomic scaffold, aRanImi1.pri SCAFFOLD_325, whole genome shotgun sequence genome, one interval contains:
- the LOC138653702 gene encoding chemerin-like receptor 1 — MDQEILEKMCHLIWEIHRSPELRALSPSTTHPTAFQYFNFTLSIFTCVMGFVANIIVIIVTGFLLKKNKYKIWFLNLAVADFTFILILPFSAVSEIRGKWLYGSSECKFFNFLGFVNTYASIYILTVLNIDRALSVAKPIWHRSFHSQKFCCFMCTFIWLSSALCSIPAIIYSDVYEENQCTLSYYDTSLVAYELSYRSENESLDDSLEMCENISDLETSERRKLVADWREMTFTTERLVLPLAVVGYCIPLCLIVSSNIIIAFHVKNSTMVASSRLYRLVIFAVMSFFFARTPYVLTYILFLVSVSTLKMILMYKLSAILPLLFTIAATNTFLNPVVYVLLIKQARSELLNFLRRSRLRVIKRFSRAPHTQHSDAPAAPVPSDMTGSGGILSIQSTIG; from the coding sequence ATGGATCAAGAAATACTTGAAAAAATGTGTCATCTGATCTGGGAGATACACCGTTCTCCAGAACTAAGAGCCTTATCTCCTAGCACAACTCACCCAACCGCTTTCCAGTACTTCAACTTTACGCTGTCAATATTCACTTGTGTCATGGGATTTGTCGCCAACATTATTGTCATCATCGTCACCGGATTCTTACTGAAGAAGAACAAATATAAAATCTGGTTCCTGAACTTGGCGGTGGCAGATTTCACTTTTATTTTGATTCTACCGTTTTCTGCTGTGTCTGAAATAAGAGGAAAATGGCTGTATGGGTCTAGTGAGTGTAAATTTTTCAACTTTCTTGGCTTTGTTAATACGTACGCCAGTATTTATATCCTCACCGTGCTGAATATTGATCGCGCCTTGTCTGTGGCTAAACCGATATGGCACCGGAGTTTTCATTCTCAGAAATTTTGCTGCTTTATGTGCACATTCATATGGTTATCATCGGCCTTATGTAGCATTCCCGCCATCATCTATAGTGACGTCTATGAAGAAAACCAATGCACGCTGTCTTACTATGACACTTCACTTGTTGCATATGAACTAAGTTACAGATCCGAAAATGAGTCACTCGATGATTCGCTAGAAATGTGTGAAAATATCTCAGACCTTGAAACTTCTGAACGAAGGAAATTAGTCGCAGATTGGAGGGAAATGACCTTTACGACGGAACGTCTTGTACTTCCTCTCGCAGTGGTTGGCTATTGCATCCCGCTGTGCTTGATTGTATCCTCCAACATAATCATCGCTTTCCATGTGAAAAATTCCACGATGGTGGCATCATCCAGACTCTACAGATTGGTGATATTTGCCGTCATGAGCTTTTTCTTTGCCAGAACTCCATATGTTTTAACCTATATCCTTTTTTTGGTATCTGTTTCCACTCTGAAGATGATTTTGATGTATAAATTATCTGCCATTTTGCCGCTTTTATTCACCATAGCGGCTACGAATACTTTCCTAAATCCAGTGGTATATGTTTTATTAATAAAGCAAGCAAGGAGTGAACTTCTTAATTTTTTAAGAAGAAGTAGATTGCGAGTGATAAAAAGGTTTTCCAGAGCTCCACATACTCAACACTCCGACGCACCTGCTGCTCCAGTGCCCTCTGACATGACGGGAAGTGGCGGAATACTGTCCATTCAGTCAACGATCGGCTGA